In Heptranchias perlo isolate sHepPer1 chromosome 21, sHepPer1.hap1, whole genome shotgun sequence, the following proteins share a genomic window:
- the LOC137340288 gene encoding LOW QUALITY PROTEIN: nanos homolog 1-like (The sequence of the model RefSeq protein was modified relative to this genomic sequence to represent the inferred CDS: inserted 1 base in 1 codon; deleted 1 base in 1 codon) yields the protein METFASVDNHVQLENHSSPVDYLHQRYASTYENTFNSWNDYLGLTTLVSKAVNEAGKSGFHPGSELNLQSKAPYIAQSLDLSELRLCSHHDDLLGSDLEERFAEFSPFSGGSSPLLGYSANGDQHRLDRDPGGWNRVDVIMMDNKSHLQIPHSXSPSLPPPPPPHPPAHQRAGRGKSDLQICVFCRNNNESVTLYTTHILKSPDGRVLCPILRRYTCPLCGANGDNAHTIKYCPLSKLQPTIPKLKTRNCVSKRVR from the exons ATGGAAACTTTCGCGTCCGTGGACAACCACGTTCAATTGGAAAATCACAGCAGCCCAGTGGATTATTTGCATCAGAGGTACGCGAGTACTTACGAAAATACTTTCAACTCGTGGAATGATTATTTGGGTCTGACTACACTCGTAAGCAAAGCTGTCAACGAGGCGGGCAAGAGCGGGTTCCACCCGGGCAGCGAGCTGAACCTGCAGTCCAAAGCGCCCTACATCGCCCAGTCTCTCGACCTGAGCGAGCTGAGGCTCTGCTCTCATCACGATGACCTCTTGGGCTCGGATTTGGAGGAGAGGTTCGCGGAGTTCAGCCCTTTCTCGGGAGGATCGAGCCCGCTCTTGGGTTACTCGGCGAACGGTGACCAACATCGCCTGGACCGCGATCCGGGGGGTTGGAACCGAGTGGACGTGATCATGATGGACAACAAGAGCCACCTGCAAAttcctcact catcaccatcattaccaccaccaccaccacca catcccccTGCTCACCAGCGAGCCGGGAGAGGTAAATCAGACCTCCAGATCTGCGTGTTCTGCAGGAACAACAACGAGTCCGTTACCCTGTACACGACCCATATCCTGAAGAGCCCCGATGGCAGAGTTTTGTGCCCCATCTTGAGGCGATACACTTGCCCTTTATGTGGTGCCAACGGAGACAACGCGCACACCATCAAATACTGCCCGCTCTCCAAGCTTCAGCCCACTATTCCCAAACTGAAGACCAGAAACTGCGTTAGCAAGAGGGTTCgttaa